The following proteins come from a genomic window of Aquimarina sp. MAR_2010_214:
- a CDS encoding 2-hydroxyacid dehydrogenase, with the protein MKILHLDTNHPLLLSQLKQANFQNDVDYTSNKEEVESKIHMYDGIIIRSRFTIDKAFLDKAKNLKFIGRVGAGLENIDIEYALTLGVKLFNAPEGNRNAVGEHTLGMILSLFNKLNNGDQSVRNGQWLREAHRGIELDGKTVGIIGYGNMGRAFAKKLRGFAVEVICYDIKEDVENSDAMQVELDELFEKTDVLSLHTPETPETIGMINNTFINKFKKPFWLINTARGKSVVTADLVEAINNGKILGAGLDVLEYEKSSFENLFASKKEIPDAFASLLKMDNIILSPHVAGWTVESKEKLAQTIVDKIKAEFC; encoded by the coding sequence ATGAAAATACTTCACCTCGATACAAACCATCCTCTACTTTTAAGTCAACTCAAACAGGCGAATTTTCAAAACGATGTAGATTATACTTCTAATAAAGAAGAGGTCGAATCCAAAATCCATATGTATGATGGGATTATTATCAGAAGCCGATTTACTATTGACAAAGCTTTTTTAGACAAGGCAAAAAACCTAAAATTTATAGGACGTGTAGGTGCCGGGTTAGAGAATATCGATATCGAATATGCTTTAACGCTAGGAGTTAAACTATTTAATGCTCCAGAAGGCAATCGTAATGCTGTAGGAGAGCATACATTGGGAATGATCTTATCTCTATTTAATAAATTGAATAACGGGGATCAAAGTGTACGAAATGGGCAATGGCTTAGAGAAGCACATCGTGGCATAGAACTCGATGGTAAAACTGTGGGTATTATTGGATATGGTAATATGGGTAGAGCCTTTGCCAAAAAACTTCGTGGTTTTGCGGTAGAAGTTATATGTTACGACATCAAAGAAGATGTAGAAAACAGTGATGCGATGCAAGTCGAACTTGACGAATTATTTGAAAAAACAGACGTATTAAGTCTACACACTCCAGAAACTCCAGAGACTATAGGAATGATCAATAACACGTTCATCAATAAATTTAAAAAACCATTTTGGTTAATCAACACTGCTCGTGGAAAAAGTGTCGTAACCGCTGACCTGGTTGAAGCCATTAACAATGGTAAAATTCTTGGTGCTGGTCTTGATGTTTTAGAATATGAAAAATCCTCTTTTGAGAATTTATTTGCTTCAAAAAAAGAAATACCAGATGCGTTTGCCTCTTTATTAAAAATGGATAATATAATCTTGAGTCCTCATGTAGCAGGCTGGACTGTAGAGTCTAAAGAAAAATTAGCACAAACCATAGTTGATAAAATTA
- a CDS encoding tetratricopeptide repeat protein encodes MKSSIVLVLIFCLFTITSLFAQGNDIKNDSLQVEELYAKAIEIKDNDLVEAKKKFESAIEIIDKSLLSKDEFLLKKASILEQLAYFLRRENKFGPALKNLQESLKLKRKIGETYTLGYTYSQTAWLWLYQSEFEKTKVNLDSAYALSKKYNNTIEIIRTLSRYGILYLNIKDSTKAEQHHLLAIKLADSINETKSIAATNANYAFFLRRQKRYKENIPYLERAVEMHQKANNQIGLESGYFALGVTYRVLGMPHKAIELYNKTLVMSKEQKNEAVLHSRYLGLSNSYADLKDYEKAYSYHLEYTKWWIKVKNEKNYQKMVDLETKYKYEQQLAVDSLKFAQEKREVELVAQTESSKKKLYFALLLVTLIGGGVIGYLIRRNYQQRSKLAKATYENEKKILDQKINAKEEDIKRLVADNSMRLAFKEELLDKIKNEVIGAEPENIKKSLSSLTTQLRLQIETESKLSGLQEKIEVVNKSFDTKLQKLYPELTKGEREVCALLRLNLSIKEIMTIRNVSSDSVKSMRRRIRKKMQVSSEIELEKFIQELV; translated from the coding sequence ATGAAGTCATCAATTGTTCTTGTTTTAATTTTTTGTCTTTTTACTATAACCTCTCTTTTTGCTCAAGGAAATGATATAAAAAATGATAGCCTACAAGTAGAAGAATTATATGCAAAGGCAATAGAAATAAAAGATAATGATCTTGTAGAAGCAAAGAAAAAGTTTGAAAGCGCCATAGAGATCATTGATAAGAGCTTATTATCCAAAGATGAATTTTTATTAAAAAAGGCTTCTATATTAGAACAGCTTGCCTATTTTTTGAGAAGAGAAAACAAGTTTGGCCCCGCACTAAAGAACCTTCAGGAAAGCTTAAAATTAAAAAGAAAAATAGGAGAAACATATACCTTGGGATATACCTATTCTCAAACAGCTTGGTTATGGCTTTATCAGTCGGAATTTGAAAAAACGAAGGTTAATTTGGACTCGGCATACGCTCTGAGTAAAAAATACAATAATACAATAGAAATTATTAGGACATTGAGTCGATATGGGATTCTTTATCTAAATATAAAGGATAGTACTAAGGCAGAACAACATCATCTTCTAGCGATTAAACTTGCAGATTCAATTAATGAAACCAAATCTATCGCGGCTACCAATGCGAATTATGCTTTCTTTTTAAGACGACAAAAAAGGTATAAAGAAAACATACCATATCTTGAGAGAGCAGTAGAGATGCATCAAAAAGCAAATAATCAAATAGGATTAGAATCTGGTTATTTTGCTTTGGGAGTTACCTATAGAGTTTTAGGAATGCCTCATAAAGCGATCGAACTATATAATAAGACTCTTGTTATGTCTAAAGAGCAAAAAAATGAAGCTGTTTTGCATTCTAGATATTTGGGGTTAAGTAATAGTTATGCAGATCTCAAAGATTATGAAAAAGCGTATTCATATCATTTAGAATATACTAAGTGGTGGATAAAAGTCAAGAATGAGAAGAACTATCAAAAGATGGTAGATCTGGAGACTAAATATAAATACGAACAGCAGCTTGCTGTAGATAGCCTCAAATTTGCGCAAGAGAAAAGAGAAGTAGAACTTGTGGCACAAACAGAATCTTCAAAAAAGAAATTATACTTTGCCTTATTACTTGTTACACTTATTGGAGGTGGAGTTATTGGTTATCTAATACGACGCAATTATCAACAACGTTCAAAACTTGCGAAGGCTACATATGAGAATGAAAAAAAGATATTAGATCAGAAAATTAATGCGAAAGAAGAAGACATCAAACGACTTGTTGCTGATAATAGCATGCGTTTGGCGTTTAAAGAAGAATTGTTGGATAAAATAAAAAATGAAGTTATAGGGGCTGAGCCAGAAAATATTAAGAAGTCTCTTAGTTCTTTAACCACCCAATTACGATTACAAATTGAAACCGAAAGTAAATTATCAGGTCTGCAAGAAAAAATAGAAGTAGTTAATAAAAGTTTTGATACTAAACTTCAAAAATTATATCCCGAACTCACAAAAGGAGAACGAGAGGTCTGTGCATTACTACGATTAAATCTCTCTATCAAAGAAATCATGACTATTCGTAACGTTTCTTCAGATTCAGTCAAATCTATGCGACGCCGTATTCGTAAGAAGATGCAAGTTTCTTCAGAAATTGAACTTGAGAAGTTTATCCAGGAGTTAGTCTAA
- a CDS encoding T9SS type A sorting domain-containing protein, with translation MIKQLPFVLALFLLITVSQAQTNNQFDGATVTPTQDFNTHTPAPYDGTQTFTPGSSFTSGDWNLSIGPGAGASLGVSYSNILIGGMAGALLNENTSGIDAEDNIVIGTFAADRTLSASDNVFIGNYVARNATGNDNVVVGHRAGGNLTTGYDNTIIGEQAGAFLTEGSDNVLIGEDAGYDLTTGKDNCFVGSRAGANTTTASGNTFIGGESNYSLPSSLGNGVDYDFNNLGDGVGERNTTGQANTFVGSGAGLDNVDGFANTFLGYAAGANSQYGDGNTFIGYGTGWDNNRTNERNNANRNTYVGALTGGVNREGSDNIGMGWKADFNSTGSDGSSDGKNNRNIFLGNSVSVFGDDQVIIGHAARTTGNRGSITIGSQSSTANSYAAAIGYDVDVTQANTMALGGSTTTNRMSVGIGTVAANQNASLELADIDKGFLVNRLTTTQRTAMETAAASGNPLAATEAGMLVYDTDLSSLFVWDGTQWINSTIDTNTDTDDQTIDEFQLNGDDLELSLLDDAEATKTVDLSGYLDNTDSQALSLATNTLSISGAAGTIDLSGYLDNTDAQDLNLSSNTLSLTNDGTTVDLSGYLDNTDAQELSLAGSTLSISGGTNTIDLSTALTSSDNQNLTSATLSGTDLTITIEGGDAVSVDLSPIISSLQTQITDVLSRLDTVENCACDSQGNKNLGPILYQNIPNPFNGTSSIKYYLPNGITNASIVFSNSMGQVISTVPLHKTGTEEVNINSDSLSAGTYFYTLYVGSQKINTKKMVIKN, from the coding sequence ATGATAAAACAACTACCCTTCGTTTTAGCACTTTTTTTATTGATCACTGTATCACAAGCGCAGACAAATAATCAATTTGATGGAGCAACAGTAACACCAACGCAAGATTTCAATACACATACACCTGCTCCTTATGATGGCACCCAAACATTTACTCCTGGATCATCTTTTACCTCTGGAGATTGGAACCTTTCTATAGGTCCTGGCGCGGGAGCCTCCTTGGGAGTGTCATATAGTAATATTTTGATAGGAGGTATGGCCGGAGCATTATTAAATGAAAATACTTCTGGTATTGATGCTGAAGATAATATTGTTATCGGAACATTTGCTGCTGATCGAACTCTTAGTGCATCTGATAATGTATTTATTGGAAATTATGTAGCCAGGAATGCCACCGGAAATGATAATGTTGTTGTTGGGCATCGAGCAGGAGGCAATTTAACTACCGGATATGACAATACTATTATTGGAGAACAAGCAGGTGCGTTTCTTACTGAGGGAAGCGATAATGTACTCATTGGTGAAGATGCAGGATATGATTTAACAACAGGTAAAGACAATTGCTTTGTAGGAAGTAGGGCTGGAGCAAATACAACGACAGCCAGCGGTAATACTTTTATTGGTGGAGAAAGCAATTACTCACTACCTAGTTCTTTGGGTAATGGAGTTGATTATGATTTTAATAATTTAGGGGATGGGGTAGGAGAACGAAATACAACAGGTCAAGCCAATACGTTTGTAGGTTCTGGTGCAGGTTTGGATAATGTTGATGGTTTTGCGAATACGTTTTTGGGGTATGCCGCAGGTGCTAATAGCCAGTATGGAGATGGAAACACATTTATCGGTTATGGTACAGGTTGGGATAATAATCGTACTAATGAAAGAAATAATGCAAATCGAAATACTTATGTAGGGGCACTAACTGGAGGTGTGAATAGAGAAGGGTCTGATAATATAGGAATGGGATGGAAAGCTGATTTTAATAGTACAGGATCCGATGGGAGCTCTGATGGTAAGAATAACCGAAATATCTTTTTAGGAAATTCTGTATCGGTTTTTGGAGATGATCAGGTGATTATTGGTCACGCCGCCAGAACTACAGGAAATAGAGGTTCAATTACGATTGGGTCGCAAAGTAGTACAGCCAATTCATATGCTGCAGCTATTGGGTACGATGTAGATGTTACTCAAGCGAATACGATGGCATTAGGAGGAAGCACTACTACCAATCGCATGAGTGTAGGAATTGGTACAGTAGCGGCAAATCAAAATGCGTCACTAGAACTGGCAGATATAGATAAAGGATTTTTGGTAAACAGATTGACCACGACACAACGTACCGCCATGGAAACTGCTGCGGCAAGTGGTAATCCTTTGGCAGCGACTGAAGCAGGAATGCTCGTATATGATACTGATCTTTCTTCTTTATTTGTATGGGATGGAACACAATGGATTAACTCTACCATAGATACTAATACAGATACCGATGATCAAACCATAGATGAGTTTCAGTTAAATGGTGATGATCTCGAACTTTCTTTATTAGATGATGCTGAAGCTACTAAAACGGTTGATCTTTCGGGTTATTTGGACAACACAGATAGTCAAGCCTTATCTTTAGCAACGAATACTTTAAGTATTTCTGGAGCTGCAGGAACTATTGATTTATCTGGATATCTGGATAATACTGATGCTCAGGATCTAAATTTATCTTCTAATACGCTTAGTTTGACTAATGATGGTACAACGGTTGATCTTTCAGGATACCTGGATAATACCGATGCGCAAGAATTGTCTTTAGCTGGTAGTACATTAAGTATTTCTGGAGGGACCAACACTATAGATTTATCAACAGCACTCACCAGTTCTGATAATCAAAACTTAACTTCTGCTACATTAAGTGGTACAGATCTTACGATTACAATAGAAGGTGGTGATGCAGTATCTGTTGATCTTTCTCCCATTATTTCTTCACTACAGACGCAAATAACAGATGTTTTATCAAGGTTGGACACTGTAGAAAATTGTGCCTGTGATAGTCAAGGTAATAAAAACTTAGGTCCTATATTATATCAAAATATACCAAACCCGTTTAACGGAACATCTTCGATCAAATACTATTTGCCTAATGGTATTACTAATGCATCTATTGTTTTTAGTAATTCAATGGGTCAAGTCATATCAACCGTTCCTTTACATAAAACAGGTACAGAAGAAGTAAATATTAATAGCGATAGTTTATCCGCTGGAACGTATTTCTATACATTGTATGTAGGAAGCCAAAAGATCAATACCAAAAAGATGGTGATCAAAAATTAA
- a CDS encoding thioesterase family protein, producing MKSKIFEFRFTVPKSAIDDMDHVNNVVYLQWVQDVAKKHWESGTNEDIRNTYVWVVLNHYIEYHSPAFENDEITLQTWIDNYRGVRSERHTKIINTTTQKVLVSAKTSWCFLHKKSLRPARIPDEIISLFV from the coding sequence ATGAAATCCAAAATTTTTGAATTCCGTTTTACAGTACCAAAGTCTGCAATAGATGATATGGATCATGTAAATAATGTAGTATATCTACAGTGGGTACAAGATGTTGCCAAAAAACATTGGGAATCCGGAACCAATGAAGATATTAGGAATACTTATGTTTGGGTAGTTCTTAATCATTATATAGAATATCATAGCCCTGCTTTTGAAAATGATGAAATCACGCTACAAACCTGGATTGATAACTATAGAGGTGTTAGAAGTGAACGCCATACCAAAATAATAAACACAACCACTCAAAAAGTATTGGTTTCGGCCAAGACAAGTTGGTGTTTTTTACATAAGAAATCATTACGGCCAGCAAGGATACCTGATGAAATCATTTCTTTATTTGTTTAA
- the mgtE gene encoding magnesium transporter, with amino-acid sequence MQFQVSNELIKQVRHLIREEGDTRLREILSEIHFADVAEIISELDLSEATYLIKLLDSEKTSEALMELEEDFRERILKNLSEKEIAEELEEMDTDDAADIVAELPDDRAEKVIAEIEDEKRAEDIKELLTYDEDTAGGLMAKELVKVKETWTVAGCVREMRRQAENVTRVHSIYVVDKDGKLKGRLSLKDLLTASAKTHISEVYIPKVDSVDVDTEGEEVARIMQKYDLEAIPVVDNENVLVGRVTIDDIVDFIKDEAEKDYQLAAGISQDVEADDNVWELTRARLPWLILGLFGGLGSVFIMQGFEGVMTNPRIRDLFFYTPLIAAMAGNVGVQSSAIIVQGLANNVVKGSLLNRLLKEVSLSLINGAALALLIIVFGFIMNYEISFSITIAAALMSVIIVAALIGTFVPIILDKRGIDPAIATGPFITTSNDIFGIFLFFYIAKLILGF; translated from the coding sequence ATGCAATTTCAAGTTTCTAATGAGTTAATCAAACAGGTACGGCACCTCATCCGGGAAGAAGGTGATACTCGTCTGCGCGAAATACTTAGTGAAATACATTTTGCTGATGTTGCAGAAATTATTAGTGAACTTGATTTATCTGAAGCTACCTATCTTATTAAATTATTAGATAGCGAAAAAACCTCTGAAGCTCTTATGGAGCTCGAGGAAGATTTTCGTGAACGTATCCTTAAAAACCTTTCTGAAAAAGAGATTGCAGAAGAGTTAGAAGAAATGGATACCGATGATGCCGCTGATATTGTTGCCGAACTTCCTGATGATCGTGCAGAAAAAGTAATTGCTGAGATAGAAGATGAAAAACGTGCAGAAGATATTAAAGAGCTTCTTACCTATGATGAAGATACTGCAGGTGGACTCATGGCCAAAGAGCTAGTAAAAGTAAAAGAAACATGGACCGTAGCGGGGTGTGTTCGAGAGATGAGACGACAGGCAGAAAATGTTACTAGGGTACATTCTATTTACGTTGTAGATAAAGATGGAAAGCTAAAAGGTAGGCTATCTCTTAAAGATTTACTTACAGCCTCTGCAAAAACTCATATTAGCGAAGTATATATCCCTAAAGTAGATTCTGTAGATGTAGATACCGAAGGAGAAGAAGTTGCTCGTATTATGCAAAAATACGATCTTGAAGCCATTCCTGTAGTAGATAATGAAAACGTATTAGTTGGTCGGGTAACTATAGATGATATTGTAGATTTTATTAAGGATGAGGCCGAGAAAGATTATCAATTAGCTGCAGGTATTTCTCAAGATGTAGAAGCAGATGATAATGTATGGGAACTTACCAGAGCACGATTACCATGGTTGATTTTAGGCCTTTTTGGAGGATTAGGAAGTGTATTCATCATGCAGGGCTTTGAAGGTGTAATGACCAATCCAAGAATTAGAGATTTATTTTTCTATACACCACTAATTGCTGCAATGGCAGGAAATGTTGGTGTTCAATCCTCTGCAATTATAGTACAAGGATTGGCAAATAATGTAGTAAAAGGAAGTTTATTAAATCGACTATTAAAAGAAGTGAGCCTTAGCTTAATTAATGGTGCTGCATTAGCACTACTTATTATTGTTTTTGGTTTTATAATGAACTATGAAATCTCGTTTAGTATTACTATAGCAGCAGCACTTATGAGTGTTATTATTGTAGCTGCACTTATTGGCACTTTTGTTCCTATTATTCTTGACAAAAGAGGTATTGATCCTGCAATTGCTACAGGTCCTTTTATTACAACCAGTAATGACATTTTTGGGATCTTCTTATTCTTTTATATAGCAAAACTTATTTTAGGATTTTAG
- the rsmA gene encoding 16S rRNA (adenine(1518)-N(6)/adenine(1519)-N(6))-dimethyltransferase RsmA, protein MGKPKKNKKYSSNPKSSFEKTAVKAKKHLGQHFLKDENIAKKIGDTLTLQGYKNVIEIGPGMGVLTKYILQKDLDVIAMDLDKESIEYLNTNFRLEQNETLRGNTTFRVIEADFLKFDLDTIFTKEQFAITGNFPYNISTQIVFKTLENKDRIPEFTGMFQKEVAQRICEKAGSKAYGILSVLTQAFYDAEYLFTVPPDVFNPPPKVDSGVLRLIRKNEYALPCDEKLFFRVVKTAFGQRRKTLRNSLKTLELNDEIKTLEILTKRPEQLSVDQFIELTLLIEKQ, encoded by the coding sequence ATGGGTAAACCAAAAAAAAATAAAAAATACAGTTCTAATCCCAAATCTTCTTTTGAAAAAACTGCTGTAAAGGCAAAAAAACACCTGGGTCAACATTTTCTAAAGGATGAAAATATAGCCAAAAAGATTGGTGACACACTTACTTTGCAAGGCTATAAAAATGTTATTGAAATTGGCCCGGGAATGGGTGTTCTTACCAAATATATCCTTCAAAAAGATCTCGATGTCATCGCCATGGATCTGGACAAGGAATCTATCGAATATCTTAACACCAATTTTCGTCTAGAACAAAATGAAACACTAAGAGGTAATACTACATTTAGGGTAATCGAAGCAGATTTTCTGAAATTTGATCTAGATACTATATTTACTAAAGAGCAATTTGCCATAACGGGTAACTTTCCGTACAATATTTCTACTCAAATTGTTTTTAAAACATTAGAAAACAAAGATCGTATTCCCGAATTCACCGGAATGTTTCAAAAAGAAGTCGCCCAACGTATTTGCGAAAAAGCGGGTAGTAAAGCCTATGGTATCCTTTCGGTGCTTACACAAGCATTTTATGATGCTGAATATTTGTTTACTGTTCCTCCCGATGTTTTTAATCCTCCCCCTAAGGTAGATAGTGGAGTATTGAGATTGATTAGAAAAAATGAATATGCGCTACCTTGTGACGAAAAATTATTTTTCAGAGTCGTAAAAACTGCTTTTGGGCAACGTCGTAAAACCCTAAGAAACAGTCTTAAAACTTTAGAATTGAACGATGAGATCAAAACATTAGAAATACTGACTAAACGACCTGAACAATTATCTGTAGATCAATTTATAGAATTAACATTATTAATTGAAAAGCAATAG
- a CDS encoding DUF4286 family protein — MYIYNVTINIEETIHDEWLDWMKKEHIPDMLSTGKFSKALMTKVLVEEEMGGATYSVQYTTNNKATLQKYYDEDADHLRSKSNRFTGKFVAFRTELEIVSEQDG, encoded by the coding sequence ATGTACATATATAACGTTACCATAAATATAGAAGAAACTATTCATGATGAATGGTTGGATTGGATGAAAAAGGAACATATACCCGATATGCTTTCTACAGGAAAGTTTAGCAAAGCTTTAATGACCAAAGTATTGGTAGAAGAAGAAATGGGAGGTGCCACCTATTCTGTACAATACACGACCAATAATAAAGCAACTTTACAAAAATACTATGATGAAGATGCAGATCATCTTAGGTCAAAATCTAATCGTTTCACGGGTAAATTTGTAGCATTTAGAACAGAATTAGAAATTGTAAGCGAACAAGATGGGTAA
- a CDS encoding DUF1572 family protein, whose amino-acid sequence MIEEYLENIKKQFRSYKTVADKTISQLTQEDLYWRYNTESNNIACIIVHLSENMTSRWTDFFNSDGEKDWRNRDDEFLEQNLTYDEIILKWENGWNCLFSSLESLDSTNFNTPIYIRNKEYKLIESITRQIAHYPYHIGQIAYIGKMILNERWDSPSIPKGKSKEYIQSEIKENIKKRSNNNV is encoded by the coding sequence ATGATAGAGGAATATTTAGAGAATATTAAAAAACAATTTAGGTCTTATAAAACTGTTGCAGATAAAACCATCTCACAATTAACCCAAGAAGATCTTTATTGGAGATACAATACAGAGAGCAATAATATTGCATGTATCATTGTTCATTTATCAGAGAATATGACATCACGATGGACAGATTTCTTCAATAGTGACGGAGAAAAAGACTGGAGAAATCGTGATGATGAATTTTTAGAACAGAACTTGACGTATGATGAAATTATTTTAAAATGGGAAAACGGATGGAATTGCCTTTTTTCTAGTCTGGAGTCATTAGATTCTACTAATTTTAACACTCCTATTTATATCAGAAATAAGGAATATAAATTAATAGAAAGTATTACCAGACAGATTGCTCATTATCCATATCATATTGGACAGATAGCATATATAGGAAAAATGATTTTAAATGAAAGATGGGATTCGCCTTCTATTCCAAAAGGAAAGTCAAAAGAATACATTCAATCAGAAATCAAAGAGAACATAAAAAAACGCAGTAATAACAATGTATAA
- a CDS encoding tetratricopeptide repeat protein: MRFIFFYISFLFAFSTFAQSEQLAKNYIQQGQFEKALSVYKKLYAKNPNRINYLLGLVESHQQLEHFDKAESILKKRIEKVPNNSQILVELGHHYDLQGKTEQARTYYDKAIENYSNNNANHAYSLAQTFEKYSLLDEAALIYEKGMKNNPRANFNVQLAKIYGEQGELEKMFNSYLALLRLQPNYINIVQRNFSDYITDTPTGEANVIFRKLLIKKLQQNPDILYNEMLSWLFVQQKEFKKAFIQEKAIYKRKQESPEGIIDLARIAISEKDIKSAVEILNYILETPASKDMKLTAHKIILKAKVDNASKKEHKTIIEQYNTVFKEYGKGRETIGLQIDYSHFLAFNQDKKQEAIRFLKDILDREPLSRFQSSRIKMKIADILVLDQKFNQALIYYTQVQNALKNNFLAQDARFKVAKTSYYKGDFAWAQTQLDVLKSSTSQLIANDAMELSLIISDNSLEDSTQTALKIFAKADLLAFQSKNQEAITMYEIILTQHKGEKIEDEAFLRQAKLFEKEKQFEKAKINYLKIIEFYTEDILVDDAYYWLAELYVNELGEPEKAKELYEKIIFNHADSIYFVEARKKYRTLRGDAIN, encoded by the coding sequence ATGCGCTTTATCTTTTTCTACATCTCCTTTTTATTTGCTTTTTCGACGTTTGCGCAGTCGGAGCAGTTAGCAAAAAACTATATCCAGCAGGGACAATTCGAAAAAGCACTTTCTGTTTATAAAAAATTATATGCCAAAAACCCAAACCGAATCAATTATTTACTAGGATTGGTAGAATCTCATCAACAATTAGAACATTTTGATAAAGCAGAGAGCATTCTAAAAAAGAGAATTGAGAAAGTTCCAAATAATTCTCAAATTCTGGTCGAATTAGGACATCATTATGATCTACAAGGGAAAACAGAACAAGCTCGTACCTACTATGATAAGGCTATAGAAAACTATAGTAATAATAATGCAAATCATGCATATTCGCTTGCTCAAACCTTTGAAAAATATAGTTTATTAGATGAAGCCGCATTGATTTATGAAAAAGGGATGAAGAATAATCCCAGAGCTAATTTTAATGTACAATTAGCTAAAATTTATGGAGAACAGGGAGAACTAGAAAAAATGTTTAATAGTTATTTGGCTTTATTACGGTTACAACCTAATTATATAAATATTGTACAACGAAATTTTAGTGATTACATAACAGATACCCCAACGGGTGAGGCAAATGTTATATTTAGAAAATTATTGATTAAAAAACTTCAACAGAATCCCGATATTTTATACAACGAAATGCTAAGCTGGCTTTTTGTACAACAAAAGGAATTTAAAAAAGCATTTATACAAGAGAAAGCAATATACAAGCGTAAACAGGAAAGTCCAGAAGGTATCATAGATTTGGCCAGAATTGCTATTTCGGAGAAAGATATTAAGTCTGCAGTAGAAATTCTAAATTATATTTTGGAAACACCAGCTTCAAAAGACATGAAGCTTACAGCACATAAAATTATCCTGAAAGCAAAAGTAGATAATGCTTCTAAAAAAGAACATAAAACTATTATAGAACAATATAATACCGTATTTAAGGAATATGGAAAAGGCAGAGAAACTATAGGATTACAAATTGATTATTCACATTTTCTTGCATTTAATCAAGATAAAAAACAGGAAGCTATTCGTTTTTTAAAAGATATACTGGATAGAGAACCGTTATCAAGGTTTCAATCCTCTAGAATAAAAATGAAAATTGCAGATATCCTGGTATTAGATCAAAAATTTAATCAGGCATTAATTTACTATACTCAGGTACAAAATGCTTTAAAAAATAATTTCCTAGCACAAGATGCCAGGTTTAAAGTCGCAAAAACCAGTTATTACAAAGGGGATTTTGCCTGGGCACAAACGCAACTCGATGTACTAAAATCTTCTACCTCTCAATTGATTGCTAACGATGCTATGGAATTAAGCTTAATTATCAGCGATAATTCTCTTGAGGATTCTACTCAAACCGCTTTAAAGATTTTTGCAAAGGCTGATCTATTGGCCTTCCAGAGTAAAAATCAAGAAGCTATTACTATGTATGAAATTATCTTGACTCAACATAAAGGTGAAAAGATTGAAGATGAAGCTTTTTTACGACAAGCAAAACTATTTGAAAAAGAAAAACAATTCGAAAAAGCTAAAATTAACTACCTGAAAATTATCGAATTCTATACCGAGGATATTCTTGTTGATGATGCCTATTATTGGTTAGCCGAACTCTATGTAAACGAACTAGGGGAACCTGAAAAAGCTAAAGAATTATATGAAAAGATAATTTTTAATCACGCTGATAGTATTTATTTTGTGGAAGCACGAAAAAAATACAGAACCTTGCGAGGAGATGCCATAAATTAA